The Papaver somniferum cultivar HN1 chromosome 3, ASM357369v1, whole genome shotgun sequence genome includes a region encoding these proteins:
- the LOC113362132 gene encoding 50S ribosomal protein L35, chloroplastic-like: MACSTTMSLSLKFFSSSSSSAPPSSPKTFNVVRLTNFSKGTNSLKLSSCQNISGLFSPPILSVKKLSVPQNTPTFTVFAAKGYKLKTHKASAKRFRVTGNGKIVRRRAGKQHLLGKKNTKRKNRLSKIHPVDRADYDNVIKALPYLKVNRLAK; this comes from the exons atggcttgTTCGACTACAATGTCTCTCTCTTTAaaattcttctcctcctcctcatcatcagctCCACCTTCTTCACCAAAAACCTTCAATGTAGTTCGTCTAACAAACTTTTCCAAAGGAACAAACTCACTGAAGCTCAGTTCTTGTCAAAACATTTCAGGCTTATTCTCACCTCCAATTCTCTCTGTGAAAAAACTCTCTGTACCTCAGAACACTCCAACTTTTACTGTCTTTGCTGCTAAAGGTTACAAATTGAAAACCCACAAG GCTTCTGCAAAGAGATTTAGGGTTACTGGAAATGGGAAGATAGTGAGGAGGAGAGCTGGAAAGCAACATTTGTTGGGGAAGAagaacaccaagaggaagaaccGATTGTCCAAAATT CACCCCGTCGACCGCGCTGACTATGACAATGTGATCAAAGCCTTGCCGTATCTTAAAGTCAATCGGTTAGCAAAGTAA
- the LOC113360678 gene encoding anthocyanidin 3-O-glucoside 2''-O-glucosyltransferase-like, which translates to MNLYPNFITFVPLGLLHIDGLPHGAETFSDVSPSDAHFLMLAFFGSRKHVDSTLTDLRPDFVFLDHAHWVPSFARQVGIKSVAFITRGAASTAYIIVPSCNIQNDDDKTRLSLMEPPPDFPHDSSLKLYAHEVEDAIPFWADKNEDSGGLTTHQLVVNSLTECNFICIRTCREIEGSYCDYLEIQYKKPVLPTGLLLPDQTRTLLEERLANWLGSFKTGSVIYCAFGSQIILSKDQFQELILGIELTGLPFLVALKPPAGFETVDEALPDGFKERVGGRGLVHGGWVQQPKILAHKSVGCFVSHCGFGSLSESLLNDVQLVLMPQMDDQYLTSRLLSGELKVAVEVVKNESWFSKESICSAIKMVMDEDSKAGFEIKANHLNLKGLLSKQGVDSSYIDNFINKLQEEINK; encoded by the coding sequence ATGAATTTATATCCAAATTTCATTACCTTCGTGCCACTCGGCTTACTGCACATTGATGGTCTTCCCCATGGTGCCGAAACCTTCTCAGATGTTTCACCCTCAGATGCTCATTTCCTTATGCTAGCCTTCTTTGGCTCGCGAAAGCATGTTGACTCTACTCTCACTGATCTTCGGCCGGATTTCGTTTTCTTAGATCACGCGCACTGGGTTCCATCATTTGCACGTCAAGTTGGCATCAAATCTGTTGCTTTCATTACAAGGGGCGCTGCATCTACTGCATACATTATAGTACCTTCCTGTAAtatacaaaatgatgatgataaaaCTAGGCTGAGTTTAATGGAACCTCCGCCTGATTTTCCACATGATTCTTCGTTAAAGCTTTACGCCCATGAAGTTGAAGATGCAATACCATTTTGGGCTGACAAGAACGAAGACAGCGGAGGTTTGACGACTCACCAACTAGTGGTTAATTCCTTAACCGAGTGTAATTTCATTTGCATAAGAACCTGCAGAGAGATCGAAGGTTCTTATTGTGATTACTTAGAGATTCAATATAAAAAACCAGTTTTACCAACAGGTCTGCTTCTTCCTGATCAAACTCGTACATTACTGGAAGAACGTTTGGCTAATTGGTTGGGAAGTTTCAAAACAGGCTCAGTTATTTACTGTGCATTTGGGAGTCAGATTATTTTGAGCAAGGACCAATTCCAAGAACTGATTCTTGGCATTGAGCTAACGGGGCTGCCATTTCTCGTAGCGTTGAAACCACCTGCAGGTTTTGAGACGGTAGATGAAGCATTGCCGGACGGGTTCAAGGAGAGGGTTGGAGGGAGAGGATTGGTTCATGGCGGTTGGGTTCAACAGCCAAAGATATTAGCTCACAAGTCAGTTGGATGTTTCGTGAGCCATTGCGGGTTTGGGTCATTGTCAGAATCATTACTGAATGATGTTCAGTTAGTTTTGATGCCGCAAATGGATGATCAGTATTTGACGTCTAGGCTATTGAGTGGTGAACTAAAAGTGGCTGTGGAAGTTGTGAAGAATGAAAGTTGGTTTAGCAAAGAAAGTATTTGTAGTGCAATTAAGATGGTGATGGATGAAGATAGTAAAGCTGGATTTGAGATAAAGGCTAATCACTTAAATTTAAAAGGCTTACTGTCTAAACAAGGAGTCGACTCGTCCTATATCGATAATTtcatcaacaagttacaggaagagaTTAACAAGTGA